From a region of the Agromyces ramosus genome:
- the pdxR gene encoding MocR-like pyridoxine biosynthesis transcription factor PdxR — protein sequence MDGPILVIDRDAGGPVGVQLVEGLRGGILGGRLRAGDTVPSTRALASELGVSRSAVVAAYEQLAGEGYLEMRQGAPTRVAELNEPRGATGQYTSNGRNWRDGAGGDRQHRPLDGAAEEQTPPRIDLLPGRPSTARIDTRAWRAAWRHAASLEIPSESPPLFGVERLRSEIADHLRQARGIACTADDVVVTAGTSEALALAASALALLTGREAVVAVEHPGYPAARRTLERRGVRTVPTPVDADGLIVEALRRMPRPPDAVMVTPSHQYPLGGRLPVAARLELLDWARTADAIVLEDDYDSEYRHLGPPLPAFASLDDPASGHGRVVLVGSFSKVLTPWLRLGYLVLPANPRLREAMALIRTDERCPVPGVAQDAAAALLASGAVRRHIAVTRRDYAHRRRLVVDALDGIPSAPLSGLDGGLHAVVRLPSHEASAALVDRLAADGIAVAPLADYSAVPGEEEPGIVLGYAGTSDTLLAEGLARIRTAILDPATLTG from the coding sequence ATGGACGGCCCGATCCTCGTCATCGACCGCGACGCCGGCGGTCCCGTGGGCGTGCAGCTCGTCGAAGGGCTGCGTGGCGGCATCCTCGGCGGCAGGCTGCGGGCGGGCGACACGGTGCCGTCGACTCGCGCGCTCGCGTCGGAGCTCGGCGTCTCACGCAGCGCGGTCGTCGCGGCCTACGAGCAACTCGCGGGCGAGGGCTACCTCGAGATGCGCCAGGGCGCGCCCACCCGTGTCGCCGAGCTCAACGAGCCACGCGGCGCGACTGGACAATACACGTCGAATGGGCGAAATTGGCGCGACGGCGCCGGCGGTGACCGCCAACATCGCCCACTCGACGGAGCGGCTGAAGAGCAGACGCCACCGCGCATCGACCTGCTGCCGGGGCGACCCTCGACGGCGCGCATCGACACCCGCGCGTGGCGCGCGGCCTGGCGCCACGCAGCGTCCCTCGAGATCCCGTCGGAGTCGCCGCCGCTGTTCGGCGTCGAGCGCCTGCGCTCCGAGATCGCCGACCACCTGCGCCAGGCCCGCGGCATCGCCTGCACCGCCGACGACGTGGTGGTCACCGCGGGCACGAGCGAGGCGCTCGCACTCGCGGCATCCGCCCTCGCCCTGCTCACCGGCCGCGAGGCGGTCGTCGCGGTGGAGCACCCGGGCTATCCCGCGGCGAGGCGCACCCTCGAGCGTCGCGGCGTGCGCACGGTGCCGACCCCGGTCGACGCCGATGGACTCATCGTCGAGGCACTGCGACGGATGCCCCGGCCGCCCGACGCCGTCATGGTCACGCCGAGCCACCAGTACCCGCTCGGGGGACGGCTGCCCGTCGCGGCCCGCCTCGAGCTGCTCGACTGGGCGCGCACGGCCGACGCGATCGTGCTCGAAGACGACTACGACAGCGAGTACCGTCACCTCGGGCCGCCCCTGCCGGCATTCGCCTCACTCGACGACCCCGCGTCGGGCCACGGACGGGTCGTGCTCGTCGGCAGCTTCTCGAAGGTGCTCACGCCGTGGCTACGGCTCGGCTACCTCGTGCTGCCCGCGAATCCGCGGCTGCGCGAGGCGATGGCGCTCATCCGCACCGATGAGCGCTGCCCGGTTCCGGGCGTCGCACAGGATGCCGCGGCCGCCCTGCTCGCGAGCGGCGCCGTGCGCCGGCACATCGCCGTCACCCGGCGCGACTACGCCCACCGCCGACGGCTCGTGGTCGACGCCCTCGACGGCATACCGAGCGCGCCGCTCTCGGGACTCGACGGCGGGCTGCACGCCGTGGTGCGGCTGCCGAGCCACGAGGCATCCGCTGCGCTCGTCGACCGGCTCGCCGCTGACGGCATCGCGGTCGCACCGCTCGCCGACTACTCGGCGGTGCCCGGCGAGGAGGAGCCGGGCATCGTGCTCGGCTACGCCGGCACGAGCGACACCCTGTTGGCCGAGGGACTCGCGCGCATCCGTACCGCGATCCTCGATCCGGCCACGCTCACCGGATAG
- a CDS encoding pyridoxamine 5'-phosphate oxidase family protein has translation MTLTNATSTRRIRRLAERQTTDRDALFELLDGELVGHLAAVVDGAPVVVPMGYARDGEHVLVHGSTGGGFALRAASDRSTVAFAVTALDGLVYARSLFDSSMNYRSAVVYGVLEPVEAEATDAALLALSERLMPGRAAEVRPTTRKEASATRVLRLALDDVVMKQRAAGASEAPDDGEDHSTWAGVVPLTRTWGTPQASPLTPAQAPVPESVVALTTRPAPNRRLH, from the coding sequence GTGACCCTGACGAACGCCACTTCCACCCGCCGGATCCGTCGCCTCGCCGAACGGCAGACGACCGATCGCGACGCCCTCTTCGAGCTCCTCGACGGCGAGCTCGTCGGCCACCTCGCCGCCGTCGTCGACGGCGCGCCCGTCGTCGTGCCCATGGGGTACGCGCGAGACGGCGAGCACGTGCTCGTGCACGGCTCGACCGGCGGCGGGTTCGCCCTGCGGGCGGCATCCGACCGCTCGACCGTGGCCTTCGCCGTCACGGCGCTCGACGGCCTCGTGTACGCACGCTCGCTCTTCGACAGTTCGATGAACTACCGCAGCGCGGTCGTCTACGGCGTGCTCGAGCCGGTGGAGGCGGAGGCGACGGATGCCGCGCTGCTCGCCCTCTCCGAGCGGCTCATGCCAGGCCGCGCCGCCGAGGTGCGACCGACGACGCGCAAGGAGGCCTCCGCGACCCGCGTGCTCCGGCTCGCACTCGACGACGTCGTGATGAAGCAGCGTGCGGCCGGGGCATCCGAAGCGCCCGATGACGGCGAGGACCACTCCACGTGGGCCGGCGTCGTGCCCCTCACCCGCACGTGGGGCACGCCGCAGGCGTCGCCCCTCACCCCAGCGCAGGCACCGGTGCCCGAATCGGTGGTCGCCCTGACGACACGCCCCGCGCCGAACCGCAGACTTCATTGA
- a CDS encoding helix-turn-helix transcriptional regulator, protein MSAPAMIGRDADLARLTERLDEVRAGAPFTVIVGGEAGIGKTRLIREFQRGLPSDVRLLAGQCVDLGSVAAPYAPVKAALRTLVADVGAERVLEAAGPGRSALAALLPELAASDHDTPTAAPAGVGAATGQLHEGIAVLLETFSRERPIVFVIEDLHWVDAATLALLRFLMRALGSSRVLTVLTYRSEDVTRGHPLRAFLSEAERDRWVERRDLSRLSRAQVRKLTKLLTGEPPTDQVIETVFRRSDGVPFFVEELVGLDGCRDESDLPDTLRELLLARYERLSEGAQELLRVVSVGGVRISHGLLEAVFAGTPDELDLAARESVLAGVLNIDGDDYAFRHALVREAILADLLPGERARFHARYAEAYEAAAESGTRRLAAEISYHWLGAHDASRAFPATIQAMREARAAAAYATAAQLGERALGLWDVVPDPAGAAGMGKLELMGRTASHLRNAGEGERGLALVKAALAECPRDDPQYPRFLRDKAMYLANVGRPGSIPVLEEALEVLGDDGSSELRMTTLTGLAGRLMIEGRLDESVERAQAALAVALEIDSPRYASIATNIEAVSRASRGEVEHGLAGLERARELSEGDGAAMLRYWVNASDLYYLVGDHREAVRLAEEGLEQSRAQGVERSSGVILASNAVDPLFALGEWDRAAALIERALALDPPAPFAVYLQRARIWAILWLGEPARAAEALRGVRSAMADIMEVETQTRLGVSRVTAEVALANGDIGEAWRDVRRALDESTVPLPGYTLPLLWVAARVIAAARATPNELGDELAAEISGAEPAFRALIGRMTMWPTFPLWSSFFEAELAEGPDSAAGAAGSDVAAWRAAAKAAAAPVAPGYLAAYALLRQGEAELGAGDRAAARVTLQSALDLALTGGVGAVRDRVMQVATAAGLTLDSAMGAGVSRSRSASGTDTPGIAGGAASGAEADAAATAELTARERQVLELIAEGLSNRQIGERLFISGKTASVHVSAILRKLGAATRTEAAYRAGALR, encoded by the coding sequence ATGTCAGCGCCGGCCATGATCGGCCGCGACGCAGACCTCGCGCGGCTCACTGAGCGACTCGACGAGGTGCGCGCCGGCGCGCCCTTCACCGTCATCGTCGGCGGCGAGGCGGGCATCGGCAAGACCCGTCTCATCCGCGAGTTCCAGCGTGGGCTGCCGAGCGATGTGCGACTCCTCGCGGGGCAGTGCGTCGACCTCGGCAGTGTTGCGGCCCCGTACGCGCCCGTGAAGGCAGCCCTGCGCACGCTCGTGGCAGACGTCGGGGCCGAACGCGTGCTCGAGGCCGCCGGCCCCGGGCGATCGGCGCTCGCCGCGCTGCTGCCCGAGCTCGCGGCATCCGATCACGACACCCCCACGGCCGCGCCCGCGGGCGTCGGCGCGGCCACCGGGCAGTTGCACGAGGGCATCGCGGTGCTCCTCGAGACCTTCTCGCGTGAGCGGCCCATCGTCTTCGTCATCGAAGACCTGCACTGGGTCGACGCGGCGACCCTCGCGCTGCTCCGCTTCCTCATGCGCGCGCTCGGGTCGAGCCGCGTGCTGACGGTGCTCACCTATCGCAGCGAAGACGTCACACGGGGGCATCCGCTTCGGGCGTTCCTCTCCGAGGCCGAGCGCGACCGGTGGGTCGAGCGCCGCGACCTCTCACGACTCTCGCGGGCGCAGGTGCGCAAGCTCACCAAGCTGCTCACGGGCGAGCCGCCCACCGACCAGGTCATCGAGACCGTCTTCCGTCGCAGCGACGGTGTGCCGTTCTTCGTCGAAGAGCTCGTCGGGCTCGACGGATGCCGCGACGAGAGCGACCTGCCCGACACGCTCCGCGAACTGCTGCTCGCCCGCTACGAGCGGCTCTCCGAAGGCGCCCAAGAGCTGCTTCGCGTCGTGTCGGTCGGCGGCGTGCGCATCTCGCACGGGCTGCTCGAGGCGGTGTTCGCCGGCACGCCCGACGAGCTCGACCTCGCGGCGCGCGAGAGCGTGCTCGCCGGAGTGCTGAACATCGACGGCGACGACTACGCCTTCCGGCACGCCCTCGTGCGCGAGGCGATCCTCGCCGACCTGCTGCCCGGCGAGCGGGCGCGGTTCCACGCGCGGTACGCCGAGGCGTACGAGGCGGCCGCCGAATCGGGCACCCGTCGGCTGGCCGCCGAGATCTCCTACCACTGGCTCGGCGCGCACGACGCGAGTCGCGCGTTCCCCGCGACGATCCAGGCAATGCGCGAGGCGCGCGCCGCCGCGGCCTACGCCACGGCCGCACAGCTGGGCGAACGCGCGCTCGGGCTCTGGGACGTCGTGCCCGACCCCGCCGGCGCGGCCGGCATGGGCAAGCTCGAGCTCATGGGCCGCACCGCCTCGCACCTGCGCAACGCCGGCGAGGGCGAGCGCGGGCTGGCCCTCGTCAAGGCCGCGCTCGCCGAGTGCCCTCGAGATGATCCGCAGTACCCGCGATTCCTCCGCGACAAGGCGATGTACCTCGCGAACGTCGGCCGGCCCGGGTCGATCCCCGTGCTCGAAGAGGCGCTCGAGGTGCTCGGTGACGACGGGTCGAGCGAGCTGCGCATGACCACGCTCACCGGGCTCGCCGGGCGGCTCATGATCGAGGGCCGGCTCGACGAGTCGGTCGAACGCGCACAGGCCGCGCTCGCCGTGGCGCTCGAGATCGACTCGCCGCGATACGCCTCGATCGCCACCAACATCGAGGCCGTCAGCCGTGCCAGCCGTGGCGAGGTCGAGCACGGGCTCGCCGGGCTGGAGCGTGCCCGCGAACTGTCCGAGGGCGACGGCGCCGCGATGCTGCGCTACTGGGTCAACGCGTCCGACCTCTACTACCTCGTGGGCGACCACCGTGAAGCCGTGCGCCTCGCCGAAGAGGGCCTCGAGCAGTCGCGCGCCCAGGGAGTCGAGCGCAGTTCCGGCGTCATCCTCGCATCGAATGCGGTCGACCCGCTCTTCGCGCTCGGCGAGTGGGATCGCGCGGCTGCGCTCATCGAGCGCGCCCTCGCCCTCGATCCGCCTGCCCCCTTCGCCGTCTACCTGCAGCGTGCACGCATCTGGGCCATCCTCTGGCTCGGCGAGCCGGCCCGTGCGGCAGAGGCCTTGCGCGGTGTCCGCTCGGCGATGGCCGACATCATGGAGGTCGAGACCCAGACACGACTCGGGGTGAGCCGAGTGACGGCAGAGGTGGCGCTCGCCAACGGAGACATCGGCGAAGCCTGGCGCGACGTACGCCGCGCCCTCGATGAGTCGACGGTGCCGCTGCCCGGCTACACGCTGCCGCTGCTCTGGGTGGCGGCGCGGGTCATCGCGGCGGCCCGGGCGACGCCGAATGAGCTCGGCGACGAGCTCGCCGCCGAGATCAGCGGTGCCGAGCCCGCGTTCCGAGCCCTGATCGGCCGCATGACAATGTGGCCGACCTTCCCGCTGTGGTCGTCGTTCTTCGAGGCCGAGCTCGCCGAAGGCCCCGATTCGGCTGCGGGTGCCGCCGGTTCGGATGTCGCGGCCTGGCGTGCTGCGGCGAAGGCTGCTGCGGCGCCGGTGGCACCCGGCTACCTCGCCGCCTACGCGCTGCTCCGCCAGGGTGAGGCCGAACTCGGCGCGGGCGATCGCGCGGCTGCCAGGGTCACGCTGCAGAGCGCGCTCGATCTCGCGCTCACGGGCGGCGTCGGGGCGGTGCGTGACCGGGTGATGCAGGTGGCCACGGCGGCAGGGCTCACCCTCGACAGCGCCATGGGCGCCGGTGTCAGTCGCAGCCGTTCAGCGAGTGGCACCGACACTCCCGGCATTGCGGGGGGCGCGGCATCCGGTGCCGAAGCCGATGCCGCGGCCACCGCCGAGCTCACGGCCCGCGAACGTCAGGTGCTCGAGCTCATCGCCGAAGGCCTCAGCAACCGGCAGATCGGCGAGCGGCTCTTCATCAGCGGCAAGACCGCGAGCGTGCACGTCTCGGCGATCCTCCGCAAGCTCGGCGCCGCGACCCGCACCGAGGCGGCCTACCGGGCGGGCGCACTGCGGTAG
- a CDS encoding LacI family DNA-binding transcriptional regulator: protein MGSQRAADDAGRRPSIAAVAALAGVSPTTVSHALSGTRAVRAETRERVIRAAAQLGYTPNRLASGLRLQRTGVIGLASDRIATTAFAGRIVQGAQEAARERDAVLMIVDSEGDAELEARQLRSLLDHRVDGILLARMFHQQVARPEALGSTPVVLVDATPADGWRVPAIAPDEHAIAVTAVAHLLAAGHRRIAFATTTDDAPASGGREAGFRTALKDAGLDGSRALVERGSSDSHGGRTAGRRLLDRPEAERPTAVFCFNDQMAMGVYQAAAGLGLDVPRDCSVVGVDDLDLVAGALDPALTTIALPHREMGRWGMTTLLDLIDASGHGRSRATDVSAPVHLRCKLVERGSVMPPRP, encoded by the coding sequence ATGGGGTCACAGCGAGCAGCGGATGACGCCGGCCGACGGCCGAGCATCGCCGCCGTCGCGGCCCTCGCCGGCGTCTCGCCCACGACGGTGTCGCACGCGTTGAGCGGAACGAGGGCGGTGCGCGCCGAGACGCGCGAGCGTGTCATCCGTGCCGCCGCCCAGCTCGGCTACACCCCGAATCGCCTCGCGAGCGGTCTCCGCCTGCAGCGCACCGGCGTGATCGGGCTCGCGAGCGATCGCATCGCGACGACGGCGTTCGCGGGCCGGATCGTGCAGGGTGCGCAAGAGGCGGCGCGCGAGCGCGACGCCGTGCTGATGATCGTCGACTCCGAGGGCGACGCCGAACTCGAGGCGCGGCAGCTGCGCTCGCTCCTCGACCACCGCGTCGACGGCATCCTCCTCGCCCGCATGTTCCACCAGCAGGTTGCGCGGCCTGAAGCCCTCGGCAGCACGCCTGTCGTGCTCGTCGACGCGACGCCCGCCGACGGATGGCGCGTGCCCGCCATCGCGCCCGACGAGCACGCCATCGCCGTGACCGCCGTGGCGCACCTCCTCGCTGCGGGTCACCGGCGCATCGCGTTCGCGACGACGACGGATGACGCACCGGCGAGCGGTGGGCGGGAGGCGGGCTTCCGCACGGCGCTCAAGGACGCCGGACTCGACGGATCCCGGGCACTCGTCGAGCGCGGGTCATCCGACTCGCACGGAGGACGCACCGCCGGGCGCCGCCTCCTCGACCGGCCCGAGGCAGAGCGGCCGACCGCCGTGTTCTGCTTCAACGACCAGATGGCCATGGGCGTGTACCAGGCGGCGGCGGGGCTGGGCCTCGACGTGCCGCGCGACTGCTCGGTGGTCGGCGTCGACGATCTCGACCTCGTCGCCGGGGCGCTCGATCCGGCCCTCACGACGATCGCGCTGCCGCATCGTGAGATGGGCCGCTGGGGCATGACCACGCTCCTCGACCTGATCGACGCCTCGGGTCACGGGCGGTCACGGGCGACGGATGTCTCAGCGCCGGTGCATCTCCGCTGCAAGCTCGTCGAACGGGGCTCGGTGATGCCGCCTCGACCCTGA